A window of the Streptomyces sp. NBC_01351 genome harbors these coding sequences:
- a CDS encoding sigma-70 family RNA polymerase sigma factor, which yields MSDLATTPQDLDLDAAMDRYRVELTGYCYRMLGSSFDAEDAVQDTYIRAWRSYEKFEGRSSLRSWLYRIATNVCLDLLNAGNKRARPMDLTAPQHQASAVLNERSEVTWLEPVPDGRVLPQTADPAEMALAKESVRLAFVAALQHLPAKQRAVLILREVLAWKADEVAALLETTVASVNSALQRARATLASHGIRDSDPADPLDADQAKLLEQYLSAFEAYDITRLTTLLHEDAVLSMPPFDLWLQGHADIAAWHLNQGMGCKGSRLIPTTANGMPAFGQYRPAESGTGHTPWALQVLEISDGKIVGLNAFLDTARWFPLFGLPEQLDETDEAQ from the coding sequence ATGAGCGACCTCGCGACGACACCGCAGGACCTCGACCTCGATGCGGCGATGGACCGGTACCGGGTGGAGCTCACCGGCTACTGCTACCGGATGCTGGGCTCGTCCTTCGATGCCGAGGACGCCGTGCAGGACACGTACATCCGTGCCTGGCGGAGCTACGAGAAGTTCGAGGGCCGGTCGTCGCTGCGGTCGTGGCTGTACCGGATCGCCACCAACGTGTGTCTGGACCTGTTGAACGCGGGGAACAAGCGGGCCCGCCCGATGGACCTGACCGCCCCGCAGCACCAGGCCTCCGCCGTGCTGAACGAACGGTCCGAGGTGACCTGGCTGGAGCCGGTTCCGGACGGGCGGGTGCTGCCGCAGACCGCCGACCCGGCGGAGATGGCCCTGGCGAAGGAATCCGTCCGGCTGGCGTTCGTCGCGGCGCTCCAGCACCTGCCTGCGAAGCAGCGGGCGGTGTTGATCCTGCGCGAGGTGCTGGCCTGGAAGGCCGACGAGGTGGCCGCGCTGCTGGAGACCACGGTGGCCTCGGTGAACAGCGCCCTGCAGCGGGCCCGGGCCACGCTGGCCTCGCACGGGATCCGCGACAGCGATCCGGCGGACCCGCTGGACGCGGACCAGGCGAAGCTGCTGGAGCAGTACCTGTCCGCCTTCGAGGCCTACGACATCACCCGGCTCACCACCCTCCTCCACGAGGACGCGGTGCTGTCGATGCCGCCGTTCGACCTGTGGCTGCAGGGCCACGCCGACATCGCGGCGTGGCACCTGAACCAGGGCATGGGTTGCAAGGGCTCCCGCCTGATCCCGACGACGGCGAACGGCATGCCGGCCTTCGGCCAGTACCGCCCGGCAGAGTCGGGGACGGGCCACACCCCGTGGGCGCTCCAGGTCCTGGAGATCTCAGACGGGAAGATCGTCGGGCTCAACGCCTTCCTGGACACCGCCCGGTGGTTCCCGCTCTTCGGGCTCCCCGAGCAGCTCGACGAGACCGACGAGGCCCAGTAG
- a CDS encoding STAS domain-containing protein encodes MEMIRLVLPGPAPTAQDTARLCARLARLYEDGATAVECDAGAVTAPGLAAVEVLARLRLTARGHGGAFTVTGVGPAYRALLGLVGLVELLGEPEEREPPGGVQEGVEPDDLPV; translated from the coding sequence ATGGAGATGATCCGACTCGTGCTGCCCGGACCCGCCCCGACGGCACAGGACACCGCGCGGCTGTGCGCCCGCCTGGCCCGGCTCTACGAGGACGGGGCGACGGCGGTGGAGTGCGATGCCGGCGCCGTCACCGCGCCCGGGCTCGCCGCCGTGGAGGTGCTGGCCCGGCTGCGGCTGACCGCCCGAGGTCACGGCGGGGCCTTCACCGTGACCGGCGTAGGCCCCGCCTACCGCGCGCTACTGGGCCTCGTCGGTCTCGTCGAGCTGCTCGGGGAGCCCGAAGAGCGGGAACCACCGGGCGGTGTCCAGGAAGGCGTTGAGCCCGACGATCTTCCCGTCTGA
- a CDS encoding thymidine phosphorylase, whose protein sequence is MDVISVIRTKRDRGELSPEQIDWVIDAYTRGVVADEQMAALAMAILLNGMNRTEIARWTAAMIASGERMNFDALSRPTADKHSTGGVGDKITLPLAPLVAACGAAVPQLSGRGLGHTGGTLDKLESIPGWRALLSNEEMMHVLDTTGAVICAAGDGLAPADKKLYALRDVTGTVEAIPLIASSIMSKKIAEGTGSLVLDVKVGTGAFMKNIEDARELARTMVGLGTDSGVKTVALLTDMSTPLGLTAGNALEVRESVEVLAGGGPADVVELTIALAQEMLEAAGIKDADPAKALADGSAMDHWRRMIAAQGGDPDAALPVAREQHVVTAASSGVLTRLDAYGVGVAAWRLGAGRARKEDPVQAGAGIELHAKPGDTVTAGQPLMTLHTDTPEKFDYALASLEGSHDIAPAGTPFSATPIVLDRIA, encoded by the coding sequence ATGGACGTCATCTCCGTCATCCGGACCAAGCGGGACCGCGGCGAGCTGAGCCCCGAGCAGATCGACTGGGTCATCGACGCGTACACGCGCGGTGTCGTCGCCGACGAGCAGATGGCGGCGCTGGCGATGGCCATCCTCCTCAACGGCATGAACCGCACCGAGATCGCCCGCTGGACCGCCGCGATGATCGCCTCCGGCGAGCGCATGAACTTCGACGCGCTCTCCCGCCCGACCGCCGACAAGCACTCCACCGGCGGCGTCGGCGACAAGATCACCCTGCCGCTGGCCCCCCTCGTCGCCGCCTGCGGCGCGGCCGTCCCGCAGCTGTCGGGCCGCGGCCTCGGCCACACCGGAGGCACCCTCGACAAGCTGGAGTCCATCCCCGGCTGGCGCGCGCTGCTCTCCAACGAAGAGATGATGCACGTCCTGGACACCACGGGTGCGGTCATCTGCGCGGCGGGCGACGGCCTGGCCCCGGCGGACAAGAAGCTCTACGCGCTGCGCGACGTCACGGGCACCGTGGAGGCCATCCCCCTCATCGCCTCCTCGATCATGTCCAAGAAGATCGCCGAGGGCACGGGCTCGCTCGTCCTGGACGTGAAGGTCGGCACCGGCGCCTTCATGAAGAACATCGAGGACGCCCGCGAGCTCGCCCGCACCATGGTGGGCCTCGGCACCGACTCCGGCGTCAAGACGGTCGCCCTGCTCACCGACATGTCCACCCCGCTCGGCCTGACCGCCGGCAACGCGCTGGAGGTCCGCGAGTCGGTCGAGGTGCTGGCCGGCGGCGGCCCGGCGGACGTGGTCGAGCTGACCATCGCCCTGGCGCAGGAAATGCTGGAAGCGGCGGGCATCAAGGACGCCGACCCGGCGAAGGCCCTGGCCGACGGCTCCGCGATGGACCACTGGCGCCGGATGATCGCGGCCCAGGGCGGCGACCCGGACGCGGCCCTGCCGGTGGCCCGCGAGCAGCACGTGGTCACGGCCGCCTCCTCGGGCGTCCTGACCCGCCTGGACGCCTACGGCGTCGGCGTGGCCGCCTGGCGGCTCGGCGCGGGCCGCGCCCGCAAGGAGGACCCGGTGCAGGCGGGCGCGGGCATCGAGCTCCACGCCAAGCCGGGCGACACGGTCACGGCCGGGCAGCCGCTGATGACCCTGCACACGGACACCCCGGAGAAGTTCGACTACGCCCTGGCCTCCCTGGAGGGCAGCCACGACATCGCCCCGGCGGGCACCCCGTTCTCCGCCACGCCGATCGTCCTGGACCGCATCGCCTGA
- a CDS encoding cytidine deaminase: MTTAHPVDWEALREAARDAMSRAYAPYSGFPVGAAALVDDGRTVVGCNVENASYGLSLCAECGLVSSLQATGGGRLTHFTCVDGRGEILVPCGRCRQLLFEFGGPELLVETPKGVLPLTEMLPQAFGPDHLR, translated from the coding sequence GTGACGACGGCGCACCCCGTCGACTGGGAAGCCCTGCGCGAGGCGGCCCGGGACGCGATGTCCCGGGCGTACGCCCCGTACTCCGGCTTCCCGGTCGGCGCCGCCGCGCTCGTCGACGACGGCAGGACCGTCGTCGGCTGCAACGTCGAGAACGCGAGCTACGGGCTCAGCCTGTGCGCCGAGTGCGGCCTGGTCTCCTCCCTCCAGGCCACCGGCGGCGGCCGGCTGACGCACTTCACCTGTGTCGACGGCAGGGGCGAGATCCTCGTCCCCTGCGGCCGCTGCCGACAGCTCCTCTTCGAATTCGGCGGACCCGAACTGCTGGTGGAAACCCCGAAGGGGGTCCTCCCGCTGACGGAGATGCTGCCGCAGGCCTTCGGGCCCGACCACTTGAGATAA
- a CDS encoding ABC transporter permease encodes MSASTVSAKPAAPKKPAGRKKLTLPWIMLIIAGGLALVSLVRLISGANDLTSVGQVSGALSLAVPIGLAGLGGLWAERAGVVNIGLEGMMILGTWFGAWAGYQWGPWTGVIAGLAGGAIGGLLHAIITVTFNVNHIVSGVAVNILALGFTQYLSNFTFAEAEGGSSKQSPQVEPIYKITVPGLSDWMADLQGKHWFFISDLAGVIGGLVTELSLLTVVALLLIPATWWVLWRTTFGLRLRSCGENPTAAESLGVNVYKYKYIAVIVSGSLAGLGGAFLSIVASPIYQEGQTGGRGYIGLAAMIFGNWMPGGMALGAGLFGFIDSLKLRGGATNVHALLLLIAIVLVLVCAWQLYKKKYLQAGISAACAALLFVWYALTDSVPSQFVDAAPYVTTLLVLALSAQRLRMPKADGLPYRKGQGK; translated from the coding sequence GTGAGCGCCAGCACCGTTTCCGCGAAGCCGGCCGCCCCGAAGAAGCCGGCCGGCCGCAAGAAGCTCACCCTGCCCTGGATCATGCTGATCATCGCGGGTGGCCTCGCGCTGGTCTCGCTGGTCCGCCTGATCAGCGGCGCGAACGACCTGACCTCCGTCGGCCAGGTCTCCGGCGCCCTCTCGCTCGCCGTGCCGATCGGCCTCGCCGGCCTCGGCGGCCTGTGGGCCGAGCGCGCGGGCGTCGTCAACATCGGCCTCGAAGGCATGATGATCCTCGGCACCTGGTTCGGTGCCTGGGCCGGCTACCAGTGGGGTCCCTGGACCGGTGTCATCGCCGGTCTCGCGGGCGGCGCCATCGGCGGCCTGCTGCACGCGATCATCACGGTCACCTTCAACGTGAACCACATCGTCTCCGGTGTGGCGGTCAACATCCTGGCGCTGGGCTTCACCCAGTACCTGTCGAACTTCACCTTCGCCGAGGCGGAAGGCGGCTCCTCGAAGCAGTCTCCGCAGGTCGAGCCGATCTACAAGATCACGGTGCCAGGGTTGTCCGACTGGATGGCCGACCTCCAGGGCAAGCACTGGTTCTTCATCTCGGACCTCGCCGGCGTCATCGGCGGCCTCGTCACCGAGCTGTCGCTGCTGACCGTCGTCGCCCTGCTGCTCATCCCGGCCACCTGGTGGGTGCTGTGGCGCACCACCTTCGGCCTGCGGCTGCGCTCCTGCGGTGAGAACCCCACCGCCGCGGAGTCCCTCGGCGTCAACGTCTACAAGTACAAGTACATCGCCGTGATTGTCTCGGGCTCCCTCGCGGGCCTCGGCGGCGCCTTCCTGTCGATCGTCGCCAGCCCCATCTACCAGGAGGGCCAGACCGGCGGCCGCGGTTACATCGGCCTCGCCGCGATGATCTTCGGTAACTGGATGCCGGGCGGCATGGCGCTGGGCGCGGGCCTCTTCGGCTTCATCGACAGCCTCAAGCTGCGCGGTGGCGCCACGAACGTCCACGCGCTGCTGCTGCTGATCGCGATCGTCCTGGTGCTGGTCTGCGCCTGGCAGCTGTACAAGAAGAAGTACCTCCAGGCCGGCATCTCGGCGGCCTGTGCCGCGCTGCTGTTCGTCTGGTACGCGCTGACCGACTCGGTGCCCAGCCAGTTCGTGGACGCGGCCCCGTACGTGACCACGCTGCTGGTGCTCGCGCTGTCCGCGCAGCGCCTGCGGATGCCGAAGGCGGACGGCCTGCCGTACCGCAAGGGCCAGGGCAAGTGA
- a CDS encoding ABC transporter permease gives MKKFDKDRLILGFAGPVLALASAFLLTVIVLAATGIDPIEPLRLMVENASYEDVQVLIVNQAGTYYLAALAVAIGFRMNLFNIGVDGQYRLAAMLSAVVGAAVALPGPLHLLLIVLVAMLTGAFWAGIAGVLKAKRGVSEVVSTIMLNAIATSLIAWLMLTKNLGVQLEGSNDLTTGDIAESGWFPAVSIGDGLEIYGFTFVAFALGIVYWFTLNRTRFGFDLRATGASESAAQASGVDAKKMIVTAMLISGAVAGLAGMPQLLGETHTYNLAFPTGVGFTGITIALLGRNSPVGILFAAFLMAFIDKASASLDQAGYAKEIGTIMKGLIVIAVVVSYELVRRYGIRRQQQKVGEELAAGNAIKTDKEVAA, from the coding sequence ATGAAGAAATTCGACAAGGACCGGCTGATCCTCGGCTTCGCCGGGCCGGTGCTCGCACTGGCCAGCGCGTTCCTGCTGACCGTGATCGTGCTGGCCGCGACGGGCATCGACCCGATCGAGCCGCTCCGCCTCATGGTGGAGAACGCGAGCTACGAGGACGTCCAGGTCCTCATCGTGAACCAGGCCGGTACGTACTACCTGGCGGCCCTGGCCGTGGCCATCGGCTTCCGGATGAACCTCTTCAACATCGGCGTCGACGGCCAGTACCGCCTCGCGGCGATGCTGTCCGCCGTGGTCGGTGCGGCCGTGGCCCTGCCGGGCCCGCTGCACCTGCTGCTGATCGTCCTCGTGGCGATGCTCACCGGTGCCTTCTGGGCCGGCATCGCCGGTGTCCTCAAGGCCAAGCGCGGGGTCAGCGAGGTCGTCTCCACGATCATGCTGAACGCCATCGCGACCAGCCTGATCGCCTGGCTGATGCTGACGAAGAACCTCGGCGTCCAGCTGGAGGGCTCCAACGACCTGACGACCGGTGACATCGCCGAGTCAGGCTGGTTCCCGGCCGTGTCCATCGGCGACGGGCTGGAGATCTACGGCTTCACCTTCGTGGCCTTCGCCCTCGGCATCGTCTACTGGTTCACCCTCAACCGGACCCGCTTCGGCTTCGACCTGCGCGCCACCGGCGCCAGCGAGTCCGCCGCGCAGGCCTCCGGCGTCGACGCCAAGAAGATGATCGTCACCGCGATGCTCATCTCGGGCGCGGTCGCGGGCCTCGCCGGCATGCCGCAGCTGCTGGGCGAGACGCACACGTACAACCTGGCCTTCCCGACCGGTGTCGGCTTCACGGGCATCACCATCGCGCTGCTCGGCCGCAACAGCCCGGTCGGCATCCTCTTCGCCGCGTTCCTGATGGCCTTCATCGACAAGGCCTCCGCCTCGCTCGACCAGGCCGGGTACGCGAAGGAGATCGGCACGATCATGAAGGGCCTGATCGTGATCGCGGTCGTCGTCTCGTACGAACTCGTCCGCCGTTACGGCATCCGCCGGCAGCAGCAGAAGGTCGGCGAGGAACTGGCCGCGGGCAACGCCATCAAGACCGACAAGGAGGTCGCGGCGTGA
- a CDS encoding ABC transporter ATP-binding protein, which produces MDAILSLPALSPLPSAPSGQGECVINASSPPPAVELHGITKRFPGVVANKDIAITVRKGTVHALIGENGAGKSTLMKILYGMQKPDEGTIAIDGEQVSFTSPGDAIARGIGMVHQHFMLADNLTVLENVVLGGEKLYGIGAKARKKIKEISDAYGLGVRPDALVEDLGVADRQRVEILKVLYRGAKILILDEPTAVLVPQEVDALFDNLRELKSEGLTVIFISHKLGEVLKVADDITVIRRGTTVGTADPKTATTKQLAELMVGAELPSPETRESTVTTTPMLRVEGLTVVETGFVTTTPVALSHDPLPESDAYVSESVEAGRRLLDDINLTIHKGEVLGIAGVEGNGQTELIEALMGMMTPDAGVISLDGNDITKAPVRERRVGGIGYIPEDRHRHGLLLDSPLWENRILGHVTEAPNSKRGILDLKAARKDTERIVREYDVRTPGIDVTASSLSGGNQQKLIVGREMSHNPKFLIAAHPTRGVDVGAQAQIWDAIREARREGLAVLLISADLDELIGLSDTLRVIYRGRLVADADPATVTPEELGTAMTGAASGHLEATDNHSAAGTEAGTDAPEDEAR; this is translated from the coding sequence GTGGACGCGATACTTTCTCTCCCCGCCCTGTCTCCCCTGCCTTCCGCTCCTTCCGGCCAAGGAGAGTGCGTCATCAACGCGTCCAGCCCGCCCCCCGCCGTAGAACTGCACGGCATCACCAAGCGTTTCCCCGGCGTCGTCGCCAACAAGGACATCGCGATCACCGTCCGCAAGGGCACGGTCCATGCCTTGATCGGCGAGAACGGTGCCGGCAAGTCGACCCTGATGAAGATCCTCTACGGCATGCAGAAGCCGGACGAGGGCACCATCGCCATCGACGGGGAGCAGGTCTCCTTCACCAGCCCCGGCGACGCCATCGCCCGCGGCATCGGCATGGTGCACCAGCACTTCATGCTCGCCGACAACCTCACCGTCCTGGAGAACGTGGTTCTCGGCGGCGAGAAGCTGTACGGCATCGGTGCCAAGGCGCGTAAGAAGATCAAGGAGATCTCGGACGCGTACGGCCTCGGCGTACGTCCCGACGCCCTGGTCGAGGACCTCGGGGTCGCCGACCGCCAGCGCGTGGAGATCCTCAAGGTCCTCTACCGCGGGGCCAAGATCCTCATCCTCGACGAGCCGACCGCCGTGCTCGTGCCGCAGGAGGTGGACGCGCTCTTCGACAACCTGCGCGAGCTCAAGTCCGAGGGCCTGACCGTCATCTTCATCTCGCACAAGCTGGGCGAGGTCCTGAAGGTCGCCGACGACATCACCGTCATCCGGCGCGGCACCACGGTCGGCACCGCCGACCCGAAGACCGCCACCACCAAGCAGCTCGCCGAGCTGATGGTCGGCGCCGAGCTGCCCTCCCCGGAGACCCGCGAGTCGACGGTCACCACCACGCCGATGCTCCGCGTCGAGGGGCTGACCGTAGTCGAGACCGGCTTCGTGACGACCACCCCGGTGGCCCTCTCGCACGATCCGCTGCCCGAGTCGGACGCGTACGTGTCCGAGAGCGTCGAGGCGGGCCGGCGGCTCCTGGACGACATCAACCTCACCATCCACAAGGGTGAGGTCCTCGGCATCGCCGGCGTCGAGGGCAACGGCCAGACCGAGCTCATCGAGGCCCTCATGGGCATGATGACCCCCGACGCGGGCGTCATCAGCCTGGACGGCAACGACATCACCAAGGCCCCGGTGCGCGAGCGCCGCGTCGGCGGCATCGGCTACATCCCCGAGGACCGCCACCGCCACGGCCTGCTGCTGGACTCCCCGTTGTGGGAGAACCGCATCCTCGGCCACGTCACCGAGGCGCCCAACTCCAAGCGCGGCATCCTCGACCTGAAGGCCGCCCGCAAGGACACCGAGCGGATCGTGCGCGAGTACGACGTCCGCACGCCCGGCATCGACGTCACCGCGTCCTCGCTCTCCGGCGGCAACCAGCAGAAGCTGATCGTCGGCCGCGAGATGAGCCACAACCCGAAGTTCCTCATCGCCGCCCACCCCACCCGCGGTGTGGACGTCGGTGCGCAGGCGCAGATCTGGGACGCGATCCGCGAGGCCCGCCGGGAGGGCCTGGCCGTCCTGCTGATCTCCGCGGACCTGGACGAGCTCATCGGCCTGTCCGACACCCTGCGGGTGATCTACCGCGGCCGCCTGGTCGCGGACGCCGACCCGGCGACCGTCACCCCGGAGGAGCTCGGCACCGCCATGACGGGCGCCGCCTCCGGGCACCTGGAAGCAACCGACAACCACTCCGCCGCCGGTACCGAGGCCGGTACCGATGCACCGGAGGACGAGGCCCGATGA
- a CDS encoding BMP family lipoprotein, whose product MRRITRIATVGIASAALALSATACGGKSSSDTSSDSTTKAATAAIAYDIGGRGDQSFNDAAYAGLQRAESELKIKGAEAEPTDGEGEADKVQRLTELARKGNNPVIGVGFAYAPAIKKVAPKFPNTTFGIIDDTSVTGPNVANMVFNEEQGSYLAGVAAAKASKTGTVGFIGGVEVPLIKKFQAGFEQGVKDTNPNAKVLVQYLTQPPNFDGFAKPDLGKAAAQGQIDGGADVVYAAAGLAGSGAIEAASAKGKWAIGVDSDQYNQAGLAKYKDAILTSVTKDVSDSVFNLIKSVEDGKPTTGEIRYGLDKDGVGLADSNPKYKEMTDVVAAVEKAKADIIAKKITVKTAP is encoded by the coding sequence TTGCGCCGGATCACCAGGATCGCCACCGTGGGCATCGCGTCCGCGGCGCTGGCCCTCTCGGCCACCGCCTGTGGCGGTAAGTCGTCGTCTGACACCTCTTCCGACAGCACCACGAAGGCCGCCACCGCCGCCATCGCGTACGACATCGGTGGCCGCGGCGACCAGTCGTTCAACGACGCCGCCTACGCGGGTCTGCAGCGCGCCGAGTCGGAGCTGAAGATCAAGGGCGCCGAGGCGGAGCCCACCGACGGCGAGGGCGAGGCCGACAAGGTCCAGCGCCTCACCGAGCTGGCCCGCAAGGGCAACAACCCGGTCATCGGCGTCGGCTTCGCCTACGCCCCGGCCATCAAGAAGGTCGCGCCGAAGTTCCCGAACACCACCTTCGGCATCATCGACGACACCTCGGTGACCGGCCCGAACGTCGCCAACATGGTCTTCAACGAGGAGCAGGGCTCCTACCTGGCCGGCGTCGCCGCCGCCAAGGCGTCGAAGACCGGCACGGTCGGCTTCATCGGCGGTGTCGAGGTTCCGCTGATCAAGAAGTTCCAGGCGGGCTTCGAGCAGGGCGTCAAGGACACCAACCCGAACGCCAAGGTCCTGGTCCAGTACCTGACCCAGCCGCCGAACTTCGACGGTTTCGCCAAGCCCGACCTCGGCAAGGCCGCCGCGCAGGGCCAGATCGACGGTGGCGCCGACGTGGTCTACGCCGCTGCCGGTCTCGCCGGTTCCGGTGCCATCGAGGCCGCTTCGGCCAAGGGCAAGTGGGCCATCGGTGTCGACTCCGACCAGTACAACCAGGCCGGTCTGGCGAAGTACAAGGACGCGATCCTGACCTCGGTCACCAAGGACGTCTCGGACTCCGTCTTCAACCTGATCAAGTCGGTCGAGGACGGCAAGCCGACCACCGGTGAGATCCGCTACGGCCTGGACAAGGACGGCGTCGGCCTGGCCGACTCCAACCCGAAGTACAAGGAGATGACCGACGTCGTCGCCGCGGTGGAGAAGGCCAAGGCCGACATCATCGCCAAGAAGATCACCGTCAAGACCGCCCCGTAA
- a CDS encoding amidohydrolase codes for MSRESQTAQPAASDRPELPGTLPDHLRAELIAFRRDLHMHPELGHQEFRTTAAIKARLEKAGLRPRVLKSGTGLICDVGSWDGERPVLALRADIDALPIPDAKTHVSYRSTYPDRAHACGHDVHTTVVLGAGLVLAELDRQGLLPRPVRLLFQPAEEVLPGGATDAIDSGVLDGVGKILAVHCDPRVDAGKIGLRPGAITSACDRLEVTLSGSGGHTARPHLTTDLVTAAARVALDVPALLSRRMDARSGMSVTWGRIEAGHACNVIPMHAELSGTVRCLDLGAWHEAPDMIHAAIDEVATMHGAKFEINHVRGVPPVVNDPAVTELLREAMAARRGADSVEDTEQSLGGEDFSWYLEHVPGAMARLGVRTPGDLAKRDLHRGDFDVDESAIAVGVEFFTAAALLDGRRARPSA; via the coding sequence ATGTCCCGCGAGTCTCAGACCGCCCAGCCCGCCGCGTCCGACCGGCCCGAGCTGCCCGGCACACTTCCGGACCACCTGCGTGCCGAACTGATCGCCTTCCGCCGGGACTTGCACATGCACCCCGAGCTCGGACACCAGGAATTCCGGACCACGGCGGCGATCAAGGCCCGACTGGAGAAAGCCGGCCTGCGACCACGGGTACTGAAGTCCGGCACCGGACTCATCTGTGACGTCGGCAGCTGGGACGGGGAGCGTCCCGTGCTGGCCCTGCGCGCGGACATCGACGCCCTGCCCATCCCGGATGCCAAGACGCACGTCTCGTACCGCTCGACCTACCCGGACCGCGCCCACGCCTGCGGCCACGACGTGCACACCACCGTCGTCCTCGGCGCCGGCCTGGTCCTCGCCGAACTCGACCGGCAGGGCCTGCTGCCCCGCCCCGTGCGGCTGCTCTTCCAGCCCGCCGAGGAAGTGCTCCCGGGCGGGGCCACCGACGCCATCGACTCCGGGGTCCTGGACGGCGTGGGCAAGATCCTCGCCGTGCACTGCGACCCCCGGGTCGACGCCGGGAAGATCGGGCTGCGGCCCGGTGCCATCACCTCGGCCTGCGACCGGCTGGAGGTCACGCTCTCCGGCTCCGGCGGGCACACCGCGCGCCCGCACCTGACCACCGACCTGGTCACGGCGGCCGCCCGCGTGGCCCTCGACGTACCGGCGCTGCTGTCCCGCCGGATGGACGCCCGCTCGGGCATGTCCGTCACCTGGGGCCGGATCGAGGCCGGGCACGCCTGCAACGTCATCCCGATGCACGCCGAGCTGTCCGGAACCGTACGGTGCCTCGACCTCGGCGCCTGGCACGAGGCCCCCGACATGATCCACGCGGCGATCGACGAGGTCGCGACCATGCACGGGGCGAAGTTCGAGATCAACCACGTGCGCGGGGTGCCGCCGGTGGTCAACGACCCGGCGGTCACCGAACTGCTCCGCGAGGCCATGGCAGCCCGGCGCGGCGCCGACTCGGTCGAGGACACCGAGCAGAGCCTGGGCGGGGAGGACTTCTCCTGGTACCTGGAGCACGTCCCCGGCGCCATGGCCCGCCTGGGGGTCCGTACCCCAGGCGACCTCGCCAAGCGGGACCTGCACCGGGGCGACTTCGACGTCGACGAGTCCGCGATCGCGGTCGGCGTGGAGTTCTTCACGGCCGCCGCACTCCTGGACGGGCGACGGGCAAGGCCCTCCGCCTAG
- a CDS encoding N-acetylneuraminate synthase family protein → MTSTPDPRHRTFGSRTAGPGRPVYVVGEIGINHNGELGNALALIDAAAEAGCDAVKFQKRTPEICTPRDQWDIERDTPWGRMTYIDYRHKVEFGEDEYRAIDEHCAKRGIDWFASPWDTEAVAFLEKFDVPAHKVASASLTDDELLRALRATGRTVVLSTGMSTPQQIRHAVEVLGSANILLCHATSTYPAKAEELNLRVINTLSEEYPNVPIGYSGHETGLQTTLAAVALGATFVERHITLDRAMWGSDQAASVEPGGLTRLVRDIRTIETALGDGVKRVYESELGPMKKLRRVQGDLATV, encoded by the coding sequence ATGACCTCCACCCCCGACCCCCGCCACCGCACCTTCGGATCGCGCACCGCCGGCCCCGGCCGCCCGGTCTACGTCGTCGGCGAGATCGGCATCAACCACAACGGCGAACTCGGCAACGCCCTCGCCCTCATCGACGCCGCCGCCGAAGCCGGCTGCGACGCCGTGAAGTTCCAGAAGCGCACCCCGGAGATCTGCACCCCGCGCGACCAGTGGGACATCGAGCGCGACACCCCCTGGGGCCGGATGACGTACATCGACTACCGCCACAAGGTCGAGTTCGGCGAGGACGAGTACCGCGCCATCGACGAGCACTGCGCCAAGCGCGGCATCGACTGGTTCGCCTCCCCGTGGGACACCGAGGCCGTCGCCTTCCTGGAGAAGTTCGACGTCCCCGCCCACAAGGTGGCCTCCGCCTCGCTCACCGACGACGAGCTGCTGCGCGCCCTGCGCGCCACCGGCCGCACCGTCGTCCTCTCCACCGGCATGTCCACCCCGCAGCAGATCCGCCACGCAGTCGAGGTGCTCGGCAGCGCCAACATCCTTCTCTGCCACGCCACTTCCACGTACCCGGCCAAGGCCGAGGAGCTCAACCTGAGGGTGATCAACACCCTGAGCGAGGAGTACCCCAACGTCCCGATCGGCTACTCCGGCCACGAGACGGGCCTCCAGACCACCCTCGCCGCCGTCGCCCTCGGCGCCACCTTCGTCGAGCGCCACATCACCCTCGACCGCGCGATGTGGGGCTCCGACCAGGCCGCCTCCGTGGAGCCCGGCGGCCTGACCCGCCTGGTCCGCGACATCCGCACCATCGAGACCGCCCTCGGCGACGGCGTCAAGCGCGTCTACGAGTCCGAGCTCGGCCCCATGAAGAAGCTCCGCCGCGTCCAGGGAGACCTGGCCACCGTCTGA